ATGAATGACAAAAAGAACATAGTAGGACTTCCAGATCATGGAGATATGATTAACGATTGCAAAGGGGTGGTTTATTCATGGGTTGCAATGAAACTTTCTCATGATTCTGCAAACAAAGCATTCCGAATATTGTCCTCCTGCAAGGTTAACAGAGGTTTGTCATTATCTATTTCACTTTTATATATAAGTTTGCTTCAGACCACCTCCAAAAAGACATCATTTTACATGCACTCTCACCAGCGACCTTGGTGTGTATCCTTACATAATTCCACATGGCTAATCATCACAAGCTATTTGTATGACTACTAAGCGCTGCTTATTAATTATTCTGTTttctttttgtgtttttttgtaCTGTCAAGTTTGACATGATTGATTGCAGCATATACTTAATGCGCCCTAACAACATGCAGTTGATGAGTTTGTTATGATATGCATGTACTCAACTCGAAATAGAACATTCTATATTTCAGGGTCTATTTCATATGGTGATCTGTAGAATTGGCTGCTCTCTTTCGTGCCAAAGTAATTTTTGAACAAAATTATGTAATTCATCAAATGGACAATGTCAACACAGAAATATTTTGAAGAAATTATTTCACTCTTGTATATTAAACCCAAGATATAGTGAGCAAGCATTGCATTAAGCAACCATAACTATCCTCATAACTATGTCCACAAAGAGGATGCTTAAATATAGATTAACTAGGAACACAGTAAATGTATGGGAGGCTCAATTAATTTCAGAATATATTATTTGATATTTAACTGTATCTTCTAAAGTTCCCCTGCATATCCTAGATTTAAATATATTAAGAATTGCATGTGGAGCATAGTTGTCAAAAGTACGAGACacaaaaaaacaataattcCAAGCAATATCATTTCGACTTGATGAAATAACATACAATATTTGGATTTTTAGGATCTAAAAGTGTTGCATAATTCCAAGCAATATCATTTCGACTTGATGAATATGTTGTATTTGACATggtaaacaataaaaaaatcaacaacaattacctattaaaataaaataaaaaaacgaaaaattaaatttttttactgAAATTAATAAGATTAGGGTTTTACCAATTTTTGGCAGCAAAGAGGAGAGGATGAGAAGCGAGAACGGGGCGGGGGACAACGAGCCAGACTGCCAGAGGTGAGGCAGTGAGAGGCGAAGGCTCGTGGTGAGAATTGAGAAGCGAGACATCAGGCCGCAGGGTTTAGGGgcttaacaattttttttaaattttttaagcaGACTTAAAATCGCACTTTGCAAGAGCTTAAAAAAGGCCTGTGCAGCTTCTATGAAACGCACAAGCGAGCGCCTGCGCTTCGGAGTTCCATGAAGCGCAGGCCTTGTGCCTCGAGTCGCTTTGCGCTTAAGCGACCGAGGCGAGCGCTTTTGACAACTATGATGTGGAGTCTTGAGATTCATTTGTTGCAAGATTGTTTTGTAATCTTGTGTGACTGATGAATAAGCGTGTTTGTGTAATCTGGTGTAACTGATGAATAAGCGTGCTTTGTAACCATTTTCCTTTTGGGATGTAGCTTGTCCCTTGGAGTTAAAACAGCCATCCGATGTGATTGCCGCATGCAAAAATCTTGCTGCCCCAAGCCCTTCATGTTGTAGCTCATTAAGTTCTTACATAGCGGGGTTACAACGGCAAATGTTGATAACAAATCGGCAAGCAATAATGTGTGCGACTTCGTTTGGGTCTATGCTGCAGAAAGGTGGTGTACTGACAAACATTTATGAGCTTTGTGATGTGGACCTGAAAGATTTTAGCCTCCAAGGTCAGAATTTGTTCTGTTTTTATCATTCAATCTCATAAGAGAAATCATTTTTTCGCTGATCAGTTTcgcttttttttgtttttttgttggaGCAGTATATGGTGAACAAGGTACTCTTTTCTTCCcgcttattttttttattttacattgTTGTGTATTTGTGTTCTATtcatatatttatgtattattatgTAGGGATGTTGGATGCTTttctattttattatttaagttactcccacttctttattttctttagACTATTATTGGGAGCGATCAGAAGATGGGGATTTGGAAAAGGAGGGAGAACACAAAGGGCTTGTTTGGTTTGATTTTGGGAGTTTCAGGGAAATAAACTCTGTGGTTTTGTTTTGTCTTGGAAAATAGAATTGCTACTGCAAAtgtcaaatcatataaaaaattattcgaTAAAATTAGCATGAAATTTTTACATATTATATTTTGGGTTTATAATATAATCACATATTCTTTTTTGTTGTGATGAAAGTTGAGCTGAAAGTATGATTATCTAGAAAAAAGTGAAAAGTATGGCGTATGTAATCCATGATTTTTCAGGATTAGTATATGGTATACCTGAGAAGATGAAATGTTTGGGTGGATTAATTAAGTGAAAATGAGGGCCTGTCTGTTGCCAGTAATATTTCAGAAATCTAATTTTTAAGTTCCGATGTAGATATATATTGTGGTAAAATTCTGTCACACAAGATCAAATTCTATCAAGAAACACAATCACGGAGTATAGAAACACAATCATGTTACTTCTGGAATTCTGCTTCACAGCAATGTCACAAAACTTTGTAAACTTTTCGTCTTTAGCATATTAATGGGACAGCTCCGACCAATTTTGACAGAATTTTCTCTTGTAAGATGCAGGATGCTTACTTGGGAGCCTACCGGCAAATATGGTATATGATAATTCAACAGGTTTCAGCTTTACCTGTGATTTAACTGACAATATTGCAGCTCCATGGCCGTTGTCATCATTGTCAGTCACAACAATGTCTCTTTGTGCCCCCGGTAATTTGTTGTAGAAGCTCTCAATTTTTTGGGCCTTTTCTCTgctgcacacacacacacacacacagacacacacacacacatatatatatatatatatatatatatatattctgatTGCATTGATTATTTTTGGATAGTGTAAGTTCTGAACTATCCAACTGTATCAATGCTCTCGGTGTATGTCACCAACTGAAGCAAAGAAAGGGTTGCTAATTTCTTTATTGCTGTGGTAATTTGTTAAAAAGACTCGGTTCTAATAAGTTCTGCCTGAATTCAGAAATGTCTTTGCCAGCTCTACCTACATCAGAGAATAATCCCGGTGCGTGATTatgttgagcatgatatatttagTTTATATGTTATGTAAACAAGTTAAGCTTGAatcgaaaattaaattttttcaaGCACACAGAGGCTCAGTAATTTCGAGCTTGAGCGCCACTTGCTCATTGAATGGCAATTTCATACTCGATGAAGTAAACTGTAACCTATCAATTAGTTATTCTTTAAATTTTGAAACCGATGGCCTAATTGTTCTTGATGCAGGTTGGCCTGGCGGTGGGGTGAATCTCCTTGTACCCATTTTTTCCATTTTTGTTTTCGGTACATTATTGCTTTAAAGGGATCACTTAGTTGAGAGTTCAGTAGGGGTGGTTTAGAATTACCGCAGGAGCTGTTGCTGCTTATGTTTATATTTTGGGCATCCATCATGTATAGCAAATATCTTTCTATTTTTTTGGGTTCTTTTTTAATGTTCATTTTTAttggttttatttttttaaatgttctTTGCGTAATTTTAAGGATTCGTATAGACACATAGTAAAACTTGGTTGATACTCGTCTAGAAACATTTTATTTCCAGTTATAGTAAGTTCCACAtgtaaatcatatttaaattttataatgcCTTAATATAGGTTTTCAAATAATATTGGAAAGAACATGAGTAATTTTGAGATGAAAAATAGTCGATGTAATTCATTTGCTATGTGTTTTGCATAAATTAATCCTGAGTCacgaatatttaaattttttgttattttaatatttttcaacAAAATTGATGACATTTTCATGTGAACGTCACATTGCTTCAGTGTCAAGTTTGATCGACGATTTGACAAGTTATTATCTATTAAATGAACCAATTTTGTACATATTTACAACAATAAGTTCGAATATGATCCAAATAGAAAgtttgtgtcacaaaatttacTATGATATCGTTTCATAAAAATTTTTGTGAGTCGAAAAATAActcaaattgaaaaataaaaatag
This region of Primulina eburnea isolate SZY01 chromosome 14, ASM2296580v1, whole genome shotgun sequence genomic DNA includes:
- the LOC140811620 gene encoding uncharacterized GPI-anchored protein At1g61900-like isoform X6, with protein sequence MYPTYPNTYDPVLTGRCPVNFSAISTIMEITASDCIQPLAAVVGNVICCPQFISLLHIFQGFYSISSDNLVLQNAVADDCFKDIVSILASRGANSSIPTICSTKSSNLTGGSCPVKDITDFEKMVNTSKILEACSIVDSLKECCRPICQPVIAEAALKISGMQSFMNDKKNIVGLPDHGDMINDCKGVVYSWVAMKLSHDSANKAFRILSSCKVNRACPLELKQPSDVIAACKNLAAPSPSCCSSLSSYIAGLQRQMLITNRQAIMCATSFGSMLQKGGVLTNIYELCDVDLKDFSLQGQNLFYAGCLLGSLPANMVYDNSTGFSFTCDLTDNIAAPWPLSSLSVTTMSLCAPEMSLPALPTSENNPGWPGGGVNLLVPIFSIFVFGTLLL